In Colias croceus chromosome 12, ilColCroc2.1, one genomic interval encodes:
- the LOC123696283 gene encoding cytochrome c oxidase assembly protein COX18, mitochondrial — protein sequence MIIRHILVKDLSKLYCPNYRAYSVLCNIQRPKVIKYDIGNEIPHLTSHRLTKINKRYLSFESVVKWQQETYMSISNSTMVNVMQDGLLQFHEVTGLSWWAAILSSTILIRALITLPLSVYQNYILAKVENVGMELKDIVNELKKETAMAKKAYNLNDKQTVILFKRSLKKQWRILIERDNCHPLKATIVIWFQIPLWVCMSFALRNLVNMNPPDPSAMVTFMELSTGGIGWIPNLIEPDHSLILPVAFGLTNLAIIEIQRMSKLRTPSKLYNVFTNVFRVFSIAMIPIAANVPSCMCLYWVTSSSFGLIQNICLLSPSLRRKLRIPLAPSELEDPYKHMKEEINNKFRNILPKKS from the coding sequence atgATTATCAGACATATTTTAGTAAAGGATTTATCAAAATTGTACTGCCCGAATTATCGAGCATATAGTGTACTGTGTAATATACAAAGAccaaaagtaattaaatatgacaTAGGGAATGAAATCCCTCACCTGACAAGCCATCGTCtaaccaaaattaataaaagatatTTGTCCTTCGAATCTGTGGTGAAATGGCAACAAGAAACGTACATGAGTATATCAAATAGTACCATGGTAAACGTCATGCAGGATGGTTTGCTTCAATTTCATGAAGTAACAGGTTTATCATGGTGGGCAGCAATACTCTCCTCCACTATTCTTATAAGAGCGTTAATTACTCTGCCTTTATCagtttatcaaaattatatattagcCAAAGTAGAAAATGTTGGCATGGAACTCAAGGATATCGtcaatgaattaaaaaaagagaCAGCTATGGCAAAAAAagcatataatttaaatgataagCAAACAGTGATTCTTTTCAAAAGGTCCCTTAAAAAGCAATGGAGGATACTTATAGAAAGAGATAATTGCCATCCCCTGAAAGCAACAATTGTTATATGGTTCCAAATACCTCTGTGGGTGTGCATGTCATTTGCCTTAAGAAATTTAGTTAACATGAATCCACCAGACCCTTCTGCAATGGTTACTTTTATGGAACTGTCAACGGGTGGGATAGGTTGGATTCCTAATTTAATAGAACCTGACCATTCTTTAATTCTCCCAGTGGCATTTGGATTAACAAACTTAGCAATAATAGAAATACAAAGAATGTCAAAATTAAGGACACCATCAAAACTTTACAATGTCTTTACTAATGTCTTTAGAGTATTTTCAATAGCAATGATACCTATTGCAGCAAATGTGCCTTCATGTATGTGTCTGTATTGGGTCACATCTAGCAGCTTTGGACTGATACAGAACATCTGCCTTCTTTCACCATCATTGAGAAGAAAATTAAGAATACCATTAGCTCCAAGTGAGCTGGAAGACCCATATAAACACATGAaagaagaaataaacaataaattcagAAATATACTGCCAAAAAAGTCTTAA